From the genome of Hydrogenovibrio kuenenii DSM 12350:
ATCAGACAAAACTAGGTGGTGCACGCCCCCAAAAAGCAGGGTAAGTAGAGGGGGTACGTTGAGAAACGACAACCGTATCATGAAGTGTATATTCGGGCGCAGAAATCGCGACCTCAAGCTCGGCAACCGTATTACCGGTGTGATGCGCCATCGCTTGGTAAATATCACACTGTTCCGTGTGATGGTGAAAAGGATGAACCTCATCATGAATCAATCCTGCCGTTTTGGCGAACAGAAACAACGCCAGCAGTAACGCTATGCGCGAAGCCATGCGACTGGAGTGCCAAGCAGACTGAGCGGCTCGGCGTAACGTTGAAAGATTAAAGAGTGACTGATTCATATTTTCAATTTTAGCAAACTCGTCAACCCCTATTTGCAACTTTAAAAAACTTTCTCACCCCAGCCTGGCAGATTTTCATACGTAAAACATGAAGTCATGCAAACGTCATTTCAAATCACTATAATCAAATCAAAGCTATTCAAATATAAGGAACGCTCATGCCGATTTCACCACTTGCCGGAAAACCCGCTCCAGATGATATTCTTGAAAATATTCCCCTATTGGTTTCAGATTATTACACCCTAACACCAAATGCCGACAATCCGGATCATGCTGTCAGTTTTGGTACTTCCGGTCACCGTGGCTGTTCGAGCAAATGCACCTTTAACGAAAACCACATCGCCGCCATTTCCCAGGCGATTGTCGAATATCGTGCTTCGCAAGGCATCAACGGACCACTTTATATCGGCATGGATACCCACGCGCTTTCCGAAGCCGCACACGCAACCGCCATTGAAGTGTTTGCAGGAAACGGTGTGAACGTCATCATTCAAGACAATGGCCGCTATACGCCAACCCCTGTCGTTTCCCATGCCATTTTGACGCATAATCATGGCAAAACAGACGGTCTAGCGGATGGCGTCATCATCACCCCATCCCACAACCCACCGCAAGACGGTGGCTTTAAATACAACCCGCCACACGGTGGCCCAGCCGACTCGGATGCCACCAATGTCATTCAGAACCGTGCTAACGACATCATTCGCAACGGCATGTCAGACGTGAAACGCATGACATTAAGCGACGCTCTGGAATCTAAATTTGTCACCAAAGCAGATTTGATTATGCCTTACGTCAAAGACCTAGATAAAGTCGTCAATATGCAGGCCATTAAAGATGCTGGTCTGAAACTAGGCATTGACCCATTGGGCGGTGCAGCAATTCATTATTGGCAACCTATTGCTGATTACTACGGTTTGAACCTTGAAATCGTAAACCACAAAATCGACCCGACCTTCTCGTTTATGAGTGTGGATAAAGATGGCAAAATCCGTATGGACTGTTCATCTCCTTATGCAATGGCAAGCCTCATCAAACTGAAAGACAACTACGACATCGCTTTCGGTAACGACCCGGATGTCGATCGCCACGGTATCGTCACGCCTTCTGCCGGTTTAATGAACCCAAACCATTATTTGGCTGTTGCTATCCAATACCTATGCACGCATCGCCCACAATGGTCGGATGACGTTAAAATCGGTAAAACACTGGTTTCCAGTTCAATGATTGACCGAGTGGTTCATTCTCTTGGCAAAAACCTGTCTGAAGTGCCTGTCGGCTTCAAATGGTTTGTGGATGGGTTGGTGACGGGCGAATATGCGTTCGGTGGTGAAGAATCCGCAGGCGCTTCCTTCTTGCGTTTAGATGGTTCCACGTGGAGCACTGACAAAGACGGCATTATTATGAATTTATTGGCGGCGGAAATCACTGCCGTCACGGGTAAAGATCCTGGTGTTCTTTATCAAGAACTTACCGAGCAATTCGGCAACCCAATCTACACCCGTATTGACGCACCAGCAAATCGTCAGGAAAAAGCGATTCTCAGTAATCTTTCACCAGAAATGGTCAAAGCCAGTGAACTTGCCGGTGAAAAAATTACCGACAAACTCACCCATGCCTCAGGCAATGGTGCTGCCATTGGCGGGCTGAAAATCACCACCGAAAACGGCTGGTTTGCCGCACGCCCATCCGGCACCGAAGATATCTACAAAATCTACGCAGAAAGCTTTAAAGATCAAACTCATCTAGAAGCCATTATCGAAGAAGCGAAAGCCATTGTTGCCGAAGCTTTAAAATAAAAGGAGCAGTCAATGCCAACGAAACAACACGGAAAACTTAATTACGTTGAATACCCAGCCCATGATCTTGAAGCAACCAAAACCTTCTTCCATACAGTATTCGACTGGAAATTTACCGACTTCGGTATCGACTATTGCGCCTTCACCAGTGAAGAAATTAATGGTGGATTTTACCGCTCCAAACTGACCAGCACACAAGCTGCTGGTAGCGCTTTATTGATTTTTTACAGCGAAAATCTCGAAAAATCGCTCGCCAAAATAGAAAGCAACGGTGCGCAAATCAACAAACCGATCTTTTCTTTCCCAGGCGGCAGACGTTTTCACTTTATCGAACCGAGTGGTAATGAATTTGCCGTTTGGAGCGACCGTTAAATCAAACCATCAAGATGAACAACTCAACTGCATGCCCTTTTGATAAGGGCGTGGCGGTTGTTGAAAATCTGCCAGGCTGGGGTGGTCGTCAAACGGATTTTGTAGCGCAACCAACCACTCGTTCAACATTTTATAATCGCCTTTTTCGGCTTTTTCGATAATCTGCTGGGCTATGTAGTTACGCAACACAATCGAAGGATTGGCTTTTAGAATCCGTTCACGCCAAGAGGACATTTCAACGCTTTCTTGCTCGACTCTTGCTTGAAACTTTTCAAACCATTGCTGGAATCCAGTCGGCAATTTATCTGGATGGATCAATTCAAACAATTCGCTCTCATTATCCGTTTGCCATTTTGCCAAACGACGGAAAAATAAACTGTAATCCACCTGGAACTGATCCATCAATACCAATAAATCACCGATCAATTCCTTGTCGCCCGTTTGCACACTCGCCAAACCGAGTTTTTGATTCATGTCTTCTAAATATGCCCGATTGTATGTCTGCACAAAATCATCCATCGCTTGCTGAGCTTGTTCTTCGGTTAGCAGTCCTTCAAAACAACTCGCCAACACCTTGCAATTCCACAGCGCGATTTGCGCTTGTTGGTTGTAGGCGTAACGTCCTTCATAGTCGGAATGGTTACAAATGAAGTCGATTTTAAAATCATCAAAAAAGGCAAAAGGCCCGAAATCAAAGGTTTCCCCAATAATGGACATATTGTCGGTATTCATCACACCATGGTTGAAGCCGACAGTTTGCCATTTTGCCAAAAGCTTGGCTGTCTTAATACAGGCTTGGTACAAAACAGCCCAAGCCTTTTGTTCCAAGGAATCTTGTTCGTGTTCGGGATAATGTTTTTGCACAACAAAGTTCAGCAGAGTTTCCATATGTGCCGCCCCTTTAGAAGCTGCAAACTGAAAATGCCCAAAACGAATATGAGTGTGAGATACACGGATTAAGGTCGCACGCGGCTCCATCACCTCACGGCGAACTGCTTCATCAGAGGTGGCTATTGCCAAGCCACGCGTAGTCGGTACTCCCAACCCAAACAAGGCTTCCGAAGCAAGATATTCCCGAATAGTAGAACGCAAAACGGCACGCCCATCCCCTCTTCTCGAATAAGGCGTGCGCCCTGCGCCTTTTAAATGAAAATCCCATGCTTGCGCGTGACTATCTCGCCACTGACCTAACAACATACCTCGTCCATCGCCTAAATCTGGGTTATAAACCCCAAACTGATGCCCCACATATTTTTGCGCGAGAGGGTTAGCATCCACCCGTTGTAAATGACCCGATAGCAAATCGAGTAAATCATCGTCATTCAAGTCGCAATTAAGTTGTTTCATTAGAGCCCGATTGACCGAAACCAAACGAGCGTTATCCATCGCTTCTGGATCAATATGCGAGAAATAACTTTTCGGTAACTGCACGTAATCCTGTTCTAACCGAGGCTTAGATTGCTGTTCAACTGTGTTATCTGGTTTCAAAAGAGTCATGACCATCATTTTAGTTTTTATTTCCTACTAATTTACTAGGTTTTTAGGTAAACTTCACCCAATTCGGGAAAATAATTTTTACCTTTCTTTTCAAATAAAGGACAACACAATGTTAAAAACAGGCGACCAAGCACCTTCTTTTTCCAGCCAAAACCAAAAAGGCGATACGCTATCTTTAGCGGACTTTTCCGGTAAAACGTTGGTTTTGTATTTTTACCCAAAAGACGACACACCCGGCTGCACCATTGAAGCAAATGACTTTACTGCTCTGGCAGAAGATTTCGCTGCAGCCAATACCGTTGTTTTAGGAGTGAGTAAAGATGATTGTGCCAGCCACCAGGCTTTTATCGACAAGTTTGGTTTAACGGTTGATTTACTTGCCGATACTTCAGGTGAGCTTTGCGAAGCTTATGGCGTGTGGCAACTAAAAGAAAAAAACGGTGTTTCAAAAATGGGAATCGTCCGTTCTACTTTCATTATTGATGGCGAAGGTAAACTGGTTTCCGTTGAATATGGCGTTAACCCAGAAGGCCATGCACAGGCCGTATTAGACAAGGTCAAGTAACGCTAAATACTGGCTCGCAAACCTGTCTTAAGCATACAGTCAAGGTTTAAGCCTAGACCTTGACACCATATCAGGTAAACTTTGCAAATCACCTAAAATGACTAAGGGTTTTGTAAAGTTGCGCCTAGGAATATTCAAACTATTTGCCGGACTGCTATCGCTATTAGCCATAGTGTTGCTATCGGCTTGCCAACTTTCCCCTTTAAGCGACTCTGAAGCCCATTCAGAAGCTTCACCTGTGTCTAATCAATCTGAAAATTCTGCCAAGGGTTTGGAAAAAACACTCTCTTCTCACTTGTGGCAATTAACCGCATTTTTTGGGCAAAATATTCAAACCACAGGCAATACGAATTTACGTTTTTCACCTCAAAACAAAAGTGTTTCTGGTTCTGCGGGTTGCAATCGTTATTTCGGCAGCTATACTCTACAGCAAAACAATTTAACCTTTTCTCAACTCGGTTCAACTAAGATGATGTGTATGGACATGACTGAAGAAGATGCCTTTTTCAAGCGTATCGGGCAGGTCAATCACTTTCAACTAAAAGATCACATCTTAACGTTGTTCGATAGAGCAATGCCTTTAATGCAATTTACCGCTCAGGCATTGCCTCAAAAACACCAATAAAGGAACATTCACATGTTCACTGTAGCGAAATTGATATCGCTAGCATCAAACAAAACCCGCCTGATCTCACTGGCGGGATTGGCTTTTATCAGCCTCACATTAGTTGGTTGCCAGTCTGATCCTGCCAAACCTTCTGATGACACAAAAACCAAGACTTCGCAAATTTCGGGGTTAGACCCAAATAACGTTGTTATTCAAGGCGTAGTGACCTATTCGGAAAACTTGTTTTTACTCGGCAATCAAACAATCGTCGTCAAGCTGGAAGACGTTAGTCGACAAGATGCACCTGCAAAACTAATTGCTGAAGATAAACATCAAATCAAAGGTCAAATCCCAATCACTTTCGCGGTTCATTACGACAAACGAAAATTAAAGGTTGGTCATAGATATAATCTTCGTGCGCAAATATTGGATACCGAAACGGGTGCCATCAACTGGCTCTCAACGCAAAGCTATCCTTATGTACCGGGCATCACGCAAAACATCAATATCAAAGTACGTTCTTACAACTCACAAGTGCGTAAGGCTTCTCAGTTCCAAACCTTCACCTGCGGTAAAGACAAACTGACCGTATTGCTGATAGGCACAAAAATTCAACTCAGCTTTCAAAATAGAAAATGGATTTTGGAACAGGTTCCCTCCACCAACGGTACAAAATACCAAGCTGGAAGCATTACTTTTTGGATGAATGGCAGTAACGCGGTTTATATGGAAACTGGAAAACCCGCCAAACGCTGCGCCTTACAACCCTAGCACCAACAACTTTCATAAAACACACACATTTTCGTCATCTCTGTGTCACCTTTTACCGTCAGAATTCGTCAGATGAGTAAAAAGAGAACTGACACGACGACATGATTGATATTCGCAAAACGATTCTGGAAAAATCCCCAAATTTTGAGAAAAAACTGGGTGGCAAACAGTTAATACGCTTCCTGGAAAAAATCACACACCAAGATGAAATCAATCAGTTCATTCTAGAAAACCAGCACTTAAAAGGGTTCGCCTTTTTAGACAAATCGCTGGCACACTTTAATTTCAGTTACCAAACTGACAACCGTTCTTTCAACCACATCCCCGCTGAAGGGCGCGTGATTATTATCTCCAATCATCCTATTGGTTCTTTGGATGGCTTGGCACTGTTGAAATTTATTCGCTCCGTCAGACCAGATGTGCGTATTGTCGCTAACGAGTTACTGAACAAGGTAACGCCTTTCCGCTCTTTATTCCTAAGTGTGGATAATATGTCGGAAAAAGCCAGCCATAAAACCCAGTTCAAAGCCATGCTACAAGCTTTAGAAAATGATGAAGCTTTGATTATTTTTCCGGCTGGTGAAGTCTCTCGTATTCGCCCAAATGGTGTACGTGATGGCAAGTGGAAATCAGGCTTCCTGAAATTAGCAGAAAAAACCAATGCGCCAATTTTACCTATCTATACCGATGCTCGAAACTCTGCCCTTTTTTATGGTCTATCGACCATTTACAAACCGCTTGGCACGCTGATGTTGGTCAAGGAAATGTTTAACAAAAGTGATCAAACTATACATTTTCATGTTGGTGGTATGATTCCTTGGAAATCGATCAAAAACAGTCGTTTTA
Proteins encoded in this window:
- a CDS encoding DUF2607 family protein → MNQSLFNLSTLRRAAQSAWHSSRMASRIALLLALFLFAKTAGLIHDEVHPFHHHTEQCDIYQAMAHHTGNTVAELEVAISAPEYTLHDTVVVSQRTPSTYPAFWGRAPPSFV
- the pgm gene encoding phosphoglucomutase (alpha-D-glucose-1,6-bisphosphate-dependent) — its product is MPISPLAGKPAPDDILENIPLLVSDYYTLTPNADNPDHAVSFGTSGHRGCSSKCTFNENHIAAISQAIVEYRASQGINGPLYIGMDTHALSEAAHATAIEVFAGNGVNVIIQDNGRYTPTPVVSHAILTHNHGKTDGLADGVIITPSHNPPQDGGFKYNPPHGGPADSDATNVIQNRANDIIRNGMSDVKRMTLSDALESKFVTKADLIMPYVKDLDKVVNMQAIKDAGLKLGIDPLGGAAIHYWQPIADYYGLNLEIVNHKIDPTFSFMSVDKDGKIRMDCSSPYAMASLIKLKDNYDIAFGNDPDVDRHGIVTPSAGLMNPNHYLAVAIQYLCTHRPQWSDDVKIGKTLVSSSMIDRVVHSLGKNLSEVPVGFKWFVDGLVTGEYAFGGEESAGASFLRLDGSTWSTDKDGIIMNLLAAEITAVTGKDPGVLYQELTEQFGNPIYTRIDAPANRQEKAILSNLSPEMVKASELAGEKITDKLTHASGNGAAIGGLKITTENGWFAARPSGTEDIYKIYAESFKDQTHLEAIIEEAKAIVAEALK
- a CDS encoding VOC family protein, which translates into the protein MPTKQHGKLNYVEYPAHDLEATKTFFHTVFDWKFTDFGIDYCAFTSEEINGGFYRSKLTSTQAAGSALLIFYSENLEKSLAKIESNGAQINKPIFSFPGGRRFHFIEPSGNEFAVWSDR
- a CDS encoding protein adenylyltransferase SelO gives rise to the protein MMVMTLLKPDNTVEQQSKPRLEQDYVQLPKSYFSHIDPEAMDNARLVSVNRALMKQLNCDLNDDDLLDLLSGHLQRVDANPLAQKYVGHQFGVYNPDLGDGRGMLLGQWRDSHAQAWDFHLKGAGRTPYSRRGDGRAVLRSTIREYLASEALFGLGVPTTRGLAIATSDEAVRREVMEPRATLIRVSHTHIRFGHFQFAASKGAAHMETLLNFVVQKHYPEHEQDSLEQKAWAVLYQACIKTAKLLAKWQTVGFNHGVMNTDNMSIIGETFDFGPFAFFDDFKIDFICNHSDYEGRYAYNQQAQIALWNCKVLASCFEGLLTEEQAQQAMDDFVQTYNRAYLEDMNQKLGLASVQTGDKELIGDLLVLMDQFQVDYSLFFRRLAKWQTDNESELFELIHPDKLPTGFQQWFEKFQARVEQESVEMSSWRERILKANPSIVLRNYIAQQIIEKAEKGDYKMLNEWLVALQNPFDDHPSLADFQQPPRPYQKGMQLSCSS
- a CDS encoding peroxiredoxin translates to MLKTGDQAPSFSSQNQKGDTLSLADFSGKTLVLYFYPKDDTPGCTIEANDFTALAEDFAAANTVVLGVSKDDCASHQAFIDKFGLTVDLLADTSGELCEAYGVWQLKEKNGVSKMGIVRSTFIIDGEGKLVSVEYGVNPEGHAQAVLDKVK
- a CDS encoding META domain-containing protein produces the protein MTKGFVKLRLGIFKLFAGLLSLLAIVLLSACQLSPLSDSEAHSEASPVSNQSENSAKGLEKTLSSHLWQLTAFFGQNIQTTGNTNLRFSPQNKSVSGSAGCNRYFGSYTLQQNNLTFSQLGSTKMMCMDMTEEDAFFKRIGQVNHFQLKDHILTLFDRAMPLMQFTAQALPQKHQ
- a CDS encoding YbaY family lipoprotein gives rise to the protein MFTVAKLISLASNKTRLISLAGLAFISLTLVGCQSDPAKPSDDTKTKTSQISGLDPNNVVIQGVVTYSENLFLLGNQTIVVKLEDVSRQDAPAKLIAEDKHQIKGQIPITFAVHYDKRKLKVGHRYNLRAQILDTETGAINWLSTQSYPYVPGITQNINIKVRSYNSQVRKASQFQTFTCGKDKLTVLLIGTKIQLSFQNRKWILEQVPSTNGTKYQAGSITFWMNGSNAVYMETGKPAKRCALQP